The segment GGGGAAAATCCAAGAGCTGGCCAACAAGAAAGGCTGGTGAGTGAATCGCTGAGTCCTCTGCAGGATCATGTTTAGACAACACTTACAAGACTTTTAGGTTCAGGTGAGCACAGGTTAGACCACTTGGGGCGCCGTGCTCGGGCCTGAAGTCTTTGTGGACCAGCCGGTCCTGCGCTGCCCCTGGCCCTGCCTTCTGTGCGGGGTCATGTTCAGCTCGGCGTGAAGCTCATGTTGCAACGCGTCATTCAGACCGGTGCTGAGTCACAaattctttgtttcttttcaacTTGGATCAGAAAGAAACAGAGTGCCGTTGTTTGAGTTCCCTGTCTTTGAGTCAAGTTCAAATGCTGAAGAAGCATCCAAACATGTTCCCACTTAAAGGCAGACTCGTCTCTTTCTGTCAACGTGGATCCGGTCTTCTCATGAATTTGGGTCACAGTGACTAATAgggagaaaacatgtttttgaattGGTGCCGTGTTAAGGGAGAACGTTGCGGCCACTAAACGGGGTGCCGCCCCCGACCGTAGATAAGAAGTGGTCGATGTCACCCAGTGctttgtggactgacgttttgaagcctcgagttcgccgatttggccgtcgccatcttgacttTTTGCAACTGGTGAATGGAAGTTACCGTGTTtggaatgcagaggagtgaTGTAGACACGACGTATATGTCTGGTAGCGACAGCGACCTGTcgatcacagtaagccccgccctaaaccATACCATGCTTTAAgtgtattttattctaaatgaccataatttactaaatgaacatcatgctgtaagacttgaaactagagattgagaccataaactcatgtttacaatgtttactgagggaataaatacatttctcatAAATCTCTCTAAATTTTAATTTCTCATAGACTGCTATGGTTGCCACCTGGCTGCAATGTCATTATATCGACCTACTCACCATCAATGTACGTCCAATAAAGACATTATGTGTATGTGATGCTGGAGGACAATGCAAAAAGTGTGTTATCCAAAAGATTTTACATTTTCCAAACACAACCCGATTCATTAACTCATTAGGTTGGATAGTCCTCGTCCACTTGTACATTGTTTGATCCAGACTACAGTTTGTGTCATAACCGGTCTAACCTCATGCGGCTCAGGAGGTTAGACCGGGTCCGTTTATCACTGAGATGTATCACTAGAGATAATTATAATACTCGTCACTGTTTTCTCGATTTAAAAAAGGCTCTTAGTGTTTTCTTGATCCCGTTACACTGATTGGTAGGTGTCTCCTAATGTGGGCCCTTATCGCACACGATCACAACTGTTCTGTTGCAGCTGTTTTCAAATAAAGAGTCCAAAATGAACCATTCCATTATCTGAAcagcttatcctatttagggtcagGGTGGGGTTCAGGGTATTTGTTAGTGATTTGTAATTCCTGCATCACATCcacataatgtttttaattattaaaggaATACCACAAAATGAtcatttgtatatcaattacACGCCCCGTGTTACCTTGACTTTGTGAAGAAAACTTCTCACATTTCTCTCCAGTGAACAAAGAATCCccaaaaacatagaaatgtacagtaaaaatgtatcaaaagttATATCAAAGTTCAAAAACTCGAACACACAGGTTATCTGAAAGTGTCAaacatatgttttgttttaacaaGTTGCTGTTGAGCCCTGTTTGTTTACTGAATTTGAAAAATCCAGTTTTTCTCTTCACTGCATTTTATCCTCatggcagtttaaaaaaaattcacttCCAGTTCTTCTTGTTTTCGGTTGGATCTTTTTCCCTAATATTAtaacagctttatttattatggaGTTTATTCTTTGTGTTTCCCGATGCATATGACTGTCTCTGTATGAATAGTTTTTGTGATTCCTCACACACTAAAAGCGACAAAAGGGTCAAAACCTTAACGTTTGCGACACACTTCTTTCCAAACACAATGACCCTTCTATTCACAATGCAAACCTTTTACAGAGTGATTTCACTTCGGGAAGGTTAACTTCATAATCCTTCTGTAATTTGACGTGAAAGTACAATTCTGAACGTGGTGTTCTTGAAACTTTGACTTCtatgaatgaaaagaagaagccgATGCTGAAATGCAGCAACAGCTTTGAAACTAAAAGGATGATTCTTCAGCCGCACTGCTTCTTTAGAAATGAATGTTCCAGAGACGACGTGATATCGGATTGGCATTACCTTCTAACAGTAGTCTGactcttgttttgtgtgtgtgtttgtgtgtgtgtgggggtggcggtgtgtgtgtgtgggggtgtgtgtgtgtgtgtgaacagtgaTACAAAGCGAATGGAGGACCTGTTTTCCAAAAACCAGCAGATGAAAGAACAGCAGAGAGTGCTCACCGAGAACATCAAGACCTTGGAAAACAGGTACAGTAAGCtcatatatgtataaacataaCTTGTCCAACAAGTGAGTCAGCAAACACAGTGATGTCAGCGCCATGTAATTAGCTATTTAAAGTGTGCTAGCATAAACCTCCACCGACTACCCGTCACACTGGACCAAGTGAGGCTGCGGCAATGCTTAGAGGTTCATAGAATGAGACTTCTTCTTTCAGAGGTGTCGTAGTCTGGCTCTATTGGACTGTTAAGTGTGGGCGCTGCATTTACTACCTGAACATTGAGATGATATGAGTGTTTTGGAAATCATCCAACTGTGTCTTTCTGCTGCCTGTGCAGGCTGAGGGCGGGGCTTTGTGACAGATGCACGGTGACTCAGGAGGTAGCCAAGAGGAGACAGCAGGAATTTGAGTCTTCGCAGATACAGAGCATCCAGCACATCACTCTACTGGGTATTCTGTTCAAACCAACCTTTCATCCATTGTTGATCCATCGCTCGACTCTAATTTCagtctcacttttttttctccaattaaTTTCCTGAAAAAGCAATTCGAAGGGCTCtgatcatgtctggtgttctgTGTTGCAGCGGGAGAGATGAACAACCTGAAAAAGGAGAACAAGCAACTTAGAGAGGAGCTCCAGAGTATCAGAGCAGCACTCGAGTGAGTACGGCGGATAAGCCCGGAAATAGAATGAGAGCAGGAgtgaacctttttttattcaaaagaaaaatgttggcCATTGTTGTGAGTTGTTATGGTGACAACACACGTAAGCCGGATCGTCGTCTGCATAAAATTACCAGCTGGGGTGGGACTACAACTTAGTTTATACGGATGTTAGTCTGCTATAATGGTTGGAGGTTTCCCAGCTTTGAAAGCCATTTTTAAATAGTGGCCACCGCAGAATTATAACTTCTGGGTTCGtcaaaaaactgtttttccAGAAACCTACATTGGAAAACAGACGTCTGGAAATTTGATGATCATTTGTTTTTTAGGCAAATCCACTTTCAGTATGAACAgccctttttaaaatcattagATCCATAGAAATGCACTAATACAGAGTTATTTCCGTCGGCATAAGGAAACAACGTTCAGGTGATATCGAGCAGTTgggaggcggggttaaaggCACTTCCTCTATGGGCCTATGGACCGCCCCTAGAACATGTTGAAAATGGCCACCACTTTAGTCCTACCTCCTGTGTTGAATTGAATGGGAATGTCCTTTGTACTCTCATACCATTTCTATGGGTGTGAGGCAACTTTcactcttttttaaatgtgtgatttatCATTTCTCGATAGTTGTTAATGCAGcgaacatttttttaataaatgtaatagtTTGGTCTTTTATAACCATCTTACATAGCTTATatacatcaaaacatttttgCTTGCATGACCAATATCATAACAATTACCGTTCAAAAAGGATCTCCCTGTAAACTCCCAGTGTTTGATGGTGGGGTACCTCAAAACAATTTCTCACACACCAACCATGCaacactatgtgtgtgtgtgtgtgtgtgtgtgtttgtgcagcaaatgctccagcagcagcagcagcaccacagaGGTCAAACCAAACAGCTCCCCTGGCCTTTCACCCTCATCTGGACCTGTGGTCCTCGTCTCTGAGGCCACCAGCAGGGCCAGTAACCAGCCAGCAGATGGCAATGTTGCAGCGAACAATGAGACGGACCAAAGAGCTGAAGGTGAGGATGACATGAAGAAGAGCTGGGACGAGGATATGTGTGTCCGcttgtttgtattgttgtttaTCACACGCTCATTCTTACATGACgttcttgtttgtgtttcatgaCAGAAAGTGAACAGAGGCGATTGAGAGGGATGAACAGAAGCTACTTTGTAAGTTTCTAAATTCTGAGTTGGCTCAGAAGACCCCTCATATCTGAgattgttagcctagcttagcatacagtCAAGAGACAGCAAGTCTGCAAAAACATCCACCTATCCCTCAATAAtaaggtataataataataagtttagTTTTATCCTCCAgaagtgtaaaaacaaatcaaatccaTTTGGGACAGAGCCAGGCAAGGTGTGACCCTTGTTTctggtctttatgctaagctaagctaccgTTCTCCTGGTTGTAGCTTAATATTTAGTGTACACAGAGtgggtatcaatcttctcattgcACTCTTATTGAGAgagcatcatttatttatttttttcaaaatgtcaaactattattTACTTACCAATTTATGTGATTAGCCACAAATATGGTCATACCTTTTTCCTTCTGCCTTTTTCCACTCTCACAGGAGTCATACAAGCCTCTCTCCTGGAGGACGGAACATGGCATAGCCCGTCTTGGAGAGAGGAGGTAGGACAGAGGGACATGGGAAATAGCAAAAGATGTTGTGCCACTATATGAACAATGGAAATATGGATCAGTGAATGGAACAAATTAGTTATTTAATGTgctgatatttttattttgggagCCAAAAAAGAACAATTAGTCAACTTCAAAAGCCTATATTAAAGATTAAAATTATGTTGTGGAAAATGTAATGATATTACTATTACTAAGTAATGCATTACTGCCTAATTGTACAGACATTTTAACCTCTACTTATCTGTTTCCCAAAACTTAGAGCCCAGAGTGTTGAAGGACTGGACCAGCGATGCACCAAACCTCCTCAAGCGCTCCTTCTTAAGACCTCTTCTTCCTCGACTGGTGGAGAAGTGAACCCCAGCAGACATGTGCTCCATGCTCCTGTCCCCTGCCGTCCTCAGCCAATCAAGAGGAGCCCTGTTAGTTTCCCCTGGCCCATATCTGAATCCTCAGACTGGGTTACCGCGGGTGCTCCTGGGACCAGCCTGGTGCAATCGTCTCCCAAGTCAAACCTGCCACGCTTTCCCAACCTGATCCCAACTAGCCAACACGCCAGCCCTCTAAGGCAAGCTTTTGGATCTCCTTGGCACAAGCCGAGCGCCCTTCAGCCCCATGCCAAAGAACCAACTGTGGTGTTCAGGTTGAGAAGTCTGCAAGAGCATGTCGAGACTCAAACTAAGCCCCAAGAGAAAAAGGAAATTCTGCCTACCAAAACCGAAAGGGTCTCTGCAGAAGGTCTAAGAGAGGTGTACGACGCGCCTCTGGACCTATCGGATCGAGCAAAGTCCAAATCCAGCCAATGGGCAAGAGATGATTCACCCTCATCCTTACATGGTGGAGAGAGAGTACACATGAGTCCTGACATAGATGGGAAGGCACATCTATCTTCACCTGAAGCAGTATCATCCCCTCCCTCGTGCTCCTGGACTTCTTGCCCACCAGTAAAACTAGAACAGGAAGAGTCTACCAGTGACGATAACCACAAGGTAATTTGTCTTGGCAATAGAATCAAAAGAAATGGTGAATAGGGGACACGCGGGATTCATGGTATGATGGTCTCGTCGTCAACAGATAATCAAAGAGCaggagcagaaagaggaggggaacgGAAAGACCGACCAAAGCAACGGGAAGAAGGTGCCCGTCCTCACCATATCATTACGTCCAGGTGAGGAGTTAGGATTCATACGCGTCCATGTGTGTTCATGCTTGTGCTTACTGTGCACATTGGAAAAATACTGTCTGGTTTCATGTATCCAATAGTTGTGGTGCTGGAGAACCTGAATTCTGCTCTACAAGAATCCTTATCATCAAATGGCAAGGTGAGGTCATTCCAGCCACCAAAGCCGATACAGTTGAGGCCgtgttgttgcatgtttttgtaaaacgTCCATGTGAATATAATTGCTGGCTCCAGCTTTTCCTTTTGTGACTTGAAACAGAGCTTCCTTTCGTTTGTAAGCCCTTGTGCTTCCTCTGCCTCGTCCACAGACGCCGTCACCAGCAACCGAGCCAGTAAGCAGCTCAGATGAGCACGGCGAGGAGGGGAGCGTGTCAGGACCAGAAAGCAACCACGGCGGCAAGAGGAAGAGGGCATCTGTGGAGACGGAAACCGACAGAGACTCGGAAACAGACCGTAGGCATCAGCTCACATTTCAAGTCCTCGTGTGTCTTTCTCAGAGTGTCCCCCAACTCAGAATCAGATTTGGTCAAGCTGTTCCTATCGTTGCCTGGTCAACAAATCACGTAGATGGATAATGAGCAAAGGATCAATCCGATTTGAAATCTGACTTTCATACCCTATATAGCCCAAATGATACTTTGTTTCATAACCACTGGGATGCTTGGAATTTGATTTTGGCAGTAAAATCCCTCTCCTTTGATCGAAACGtggtataaaaataaatagttgaCTGTTCGGGGTCACccctttcttcccctctttctttcttcctttccttcctgtgTCTGCTCTTCAACTCCAATCACATTTCTAAAGCTTCATGGACGTTTCTCCCTATGTTGTCCATTTACATTCTGCTTCCGTCTTTTTGTACACACATATGATATTTAAGGTAGTTCAACATCCCTTAAATGTCATACAAATATCATCCACTTAATAATATGTAGGTGCCTGAAAACCACGTAAGgacctcacacacattcatggcAATTAAACACAATTCTAATGGAAACGGCGTTATATTGTGAATGCACAGAGGCCAACCCTTGTGTTCTTTTGAacaattccttttttcttcctcacagACATCCagcgggagaggaagatgaagatcaCAGTGAGAACTGAGGAGAAGAGCACTTGCTAAAGAGCACGATACAACAGTGACTCACAGTGTTGTGTCCAGCAAACGCAGAGCAAAATGTGGATTAATTTGGAGTTTTTGTGTCCACCTGACAAATCCAACATTTACTTCATGCCATTTACATGGACATTAATATTCAATTAAGATTCAGGATATTCAAATAGTCATTTTATGAGCAGGAACATTTGACATCTCATACCATATAGTGTTTGCAATAAATGGTATATGTCCAATTCCTGCTGACATACATCTCAATGTGCTACTTTGGACATTCCAAAAGGAACCAGTGTTTTAATGCCAACATCTATTTGttattgaggtttttttttaacaacacaaaTTCCATTTCCATGAAGGCGCTAAATCAAAAATAACAATGATGAAAAGGATACTCTCTTTAGACTCTCTCCATCtggataaaacatttaaaagcaaataTGAATATGCATTTAAGCATCCTGTTCAGCAGCGTAAAGGTGGAGAACTGAGACACAGTCATGCTTAAAAACACAGACTTTTGTAACAGTACACATGGTACAACTCACACTGGTATTACTGTCACTGCATCTATTTCTGACACAGAGCCTCCCCTCAACCCGCCTTAAGTAAAAACCAAGAGAAAacatgttcctcttcctctttttcattttcagaatGCACATATTTTGCAAGTATTAACTTTCCGTTCACAGCTGTAACAGCTTGTGGTCACCTGGGTGGATGGAAGCGATTAAAAAGACAGTGACGGAGTCAGTTGAATAACCTACTGCACAAagtcaatgtgtcctttttGTCTAACTATATaagctattttttttatgttgatgtcCTAATCGATAGGCAGAATCAGTCGATATTTACagcaaataaagttatttttcgGTCCTTATTATCCTGTGTGTGAAACCCTGTGCAGCCATAATGCTGTTTTATTGATTTCTAGTTTTGCTACCATGTCTCTCTAAAGCCATTAGAGTCCATTAAGCACAGCACTTGGTCAACGGTCATTGGACAAAATAGCCTTCCCCTGCCATTTGTATATCTCAGTTAATTAAAATGAGACTGACTGTATTGTAA is part of the Cyclopterus lumpus isolate fCycLum1 chromosome 7, fCycLum1.pri, whole genome shotgun sequence genome and harbors:
- the rbbp8l gene encoding RBBP8 N-terminal-like protein — protein: MECFNSMLLKLREIHEREVEGWQGKIQELANKKGCDTKRMEDLFSKNQQMKEQQRVLTENIKTLENRLRAGLCDRCTVTQEVAKRRQQEFESSQIQSIQHITLLAGEMNNLKKENKQLREELQSIRAALDKCSSSSSSTTEVKPNSSPGLSPSSGPVVLVSEATSRASNQPADGNVAANNETDQRAEESEQRRLRGMNRSYFESYKPLSWRTEHGIARLGERRAQSVEGLDQRCTKPPQALLLKTSSSSTGGEVNPSRHVLHAPVPCRPQPIKRSPVSFPWPISESSDWVTAGAPGTSLVQSSPKSNLPRFPNLIPTSQHASPLRQAFGSPWHKPSALQPHAKEPTVVFRLRSLQEHVETQTKPQEKKEILPTKTERVSAEGLREVYDAPLDLSDRAKSKSSQWARDDSPSSLHGGERVHMSPDIDGKAHLSSPEAVSSPPSCSWTSCPPVKLEQEESTSDDNHKIIKEQEQKEEGNGKTDQSNGKKVPVLTISLRPVVVLENLNSALQESLSSNGKTPSPATEPVSSSDEHGEEGSVSGPESNHGGKRKRASVETETDRDSETDHIQRERKMKITVRTEEKSTC